From the Anoplopoma fimbria isolate UVic2021 breed Golden Eagle Sablefish chromosome 14, Afim_UVic_2022, whole genome shotgun sequence genome, one window contains:
- the nup214 gene encoding nuclear pore complex protein Nup214 isoform X3 gives MSDDTDSPPEREMKDFQFRQMKKARVFDPAEDLPRERSSLLTISNKFGLTFVGLDRTFKVYQTQNILTADMFDGNANEIVEGIAALAEVTVDLTLHHLALSCDELTLSVCGMSDRGSLSLTFYDVRTFVNKARPQKLPFSSLMPAVPPCTVVQDLKWNPGLASMLAVCLSDGRMMILDVTDSVKVQAELPASSGITCICWSPKGKQVAAGKMNSTLSQYTPALEEKKVIQCPHFYTSDQPVKVLDVQWLRTFVFAVVYAAADGSLETPPELVLISLPKKDERVETKYLNFSDTVYGSCTERQHHYFLSHVEDWDLVFAASAASIEVSVIAARQEDKIWELWILEDASRAELPVTETNDDTLPLGLAIDYTSQQEIHITDEKTLPPAPTMLMLSTEGLLCPFALLNLNPGVKQLVSAPTALALEGERLPKPGSLAAQPPRIAASIPSTLATFPNLGLASANAFTPPAPAASSSAAPFSMAPTAPVTSMASSSGFTFSVPTTCATSAPPPFSMGAPPPYGSGSLGFSFAPKPASDTASAFSFTPPIKPSAVAAPVPAPTPQSIAAAAPSTVKLNLNERFSALETPAPSPQSFSFNSPLPKTVAPSSSGLTAPPLAATKPPPVMTPVRPVQTSAPPTVVQKPVPAAQNRVQTPQAAVSVKALEKQLQQKKDSDPIMAGILEEIAHFQKELDDLKARSARADFKVGTNEEMKELRKESEDLHIFTLEIKETTESLHGDIGTLKTTLLEGFAGAEEAKAQSELSRDRNYRQLLYKKPLDPRSEEHLKEIRRLYQYVTFAVEDVNDVLDVEWEKHLEKKKKQKHMAVPGREGLFTTLANNLYIINQQKNRLDQLIKQLTSLRLYNKTTTPTINRSTAAETTAGLESELESLRDALMKARLDTAPLKTKPPVKISPVKQSQLRNFLSKGQMPPVRSTAPANLSRSAFLSPKYYEDLDDVSSTSSLSQSLEPHPADLELEEEEEEDELQPEPLSLPSALPNPRHPTVVRTPSIQPGFGAIQSTPLTKIHSVPSIGFGLSPIASPIPTNKINLSGAESTALATKTVKHGAPPTERNIPVTNPAQQAAAHAALRRQMANQKPAVVSSSLTESALKTVPQVVNVLEFKDKGPPMPVSNIISSSIPDPAAPVFTTVSSNQAKRNPTQGIQKMSAESTTTPQSGFLFGQSPKTDVSVAPAFSAEQSTSKSFPFASGPSGFSFASVSQGAGMSQAKDGNKFSFAANGKMMFGQTGEEPFGLTPKSPSPALGTGAPTQPPNTSGDKSASTASVLRIDPQPLKTIGGETLGSFSGLRVGHGEEAKDSATKPATGSFSFGEAGLGIGKGAAQFSFASSTQKSAEDATGAASGSLFKPPEPTPKQAFSVPQSSSFASASPTSFGSLLAASPDPSEELKVSPQPSEPTPPPEKEPATAPPVESASPLVVSEPPAAAAATETAAVAAPTPTPPLATTAPTADFPSSTTAPTEATAPAPASAALTIDATPDSTITIDPVPTSAASTPAVAPVSQVAPTTFQVPSSDKPGSIFTQPTPATTDSSSLGILPVISTVSAAAITPTLTVVSSTTTTDGSSMFAQPVAPPASSAPSVPAAPAAPVAPASTGFGSTGFGASPGTGFGKSVFGQVSGFGQPASNTETPSGFSFGQSAFGASSNGATTGGSVFGAATATNASSFSFGTSSANTASSTGSGLFGQNTAPAFGQSSGFGQGSVFGSNTTTSSSTGFSFGQPSAFGCTSAAPAFGQQASSGSVFGQQQQQQQQQQQQQQQPSSGGTLFGSNPANPAGSTAGGGFFTGLGGKPSEDAANKNPFGTNAPTGGFGQPAQTGANTLFGNSGAKAFGFGQSSFGEQKPSGTFSTGAGSVAAQGFGSFSTPTKAGGFGSAPVFGSPPSFGSSQAFGAGATFGASPSFTNNMVPSAGKVFGEGTQAANMGGYGFASPPSGPSFGALANQAAPSFGGLAQQGPGFGSQPSSFSGFGQQPQAGGFSGNTFGSTNQSSPQTFASWRS, from the exons ATGAGCGACGACACGGACTCCCCCCccgagagggagatgaag gaTTTTCAGTTTCGTCAGATGAAGAAAGCCAGAGTCTTCGACCCTGCTGAAGATTTGCCAAGAGAAAGAAGTAGTCTGCTGACCATCTCAAACAAATTTGGTTTAACTTTTGTCGGGCTCGACAGAACATTCAAAGTTTACCAAACCCAAAACATTCTGACGGCTGATATGTTTGACGGCAATGCCAACGAAATAG TCGAGGGGATAGCAGCATTGGCCGAGGTGACTGTGGACCTGACTCTGCACCACTTGGCGCTCAGTTGTGATGAACTTACTTTGTCAGTATGTGGCATGTCTGACAGGGGGAGTTTGTCCCTCACGTTCTATGATGTCCGCACCTTCGTGAACAAG GCAAGACCACAGAAGCTACCTTTTTCATCATTGATGCCAGCAGTACCCCCTTGCACTGTAGTGCAAGACCTGAAGTGGAATCCTGGACTTGCATCCATGttggctgtctgtctgtcagacgGCCGTATGATGATTTTGGATGTTACTGACAGTGTCAAAGTGCAGGCTGAGCTTCCAGCTTCAAGTGGCATCACATGTA tttGCTGGAGTCCAAAAGGAAAACAAGTTGCTGCAGGAAAAATGAATTCCACACTCAGTCAATATACACCA GCactggaagagaaaaaagttaTCCAATGTCCACACTTCTACACCTCTGACCAACCTGTCAAAG TTCTGGATGTGCAGTGGCTGAGAACCTTTGTGTTTGCAGTGGTATATGCTGCTGCAGATGGGTCCCTTGAGACCCCTCCTGAGCTAGTGTTGATCTCCCTTCCT aagaAGGATGAAAGGGTGGAGACAAAGTATCTGAACTTTAGTGACACGGTGTACGGCAGCTGCACTGAGCGACAACACCACTACTTTCTTAGCCATGTAGAGGACTG GGACCTTGTGTTTGCTGCATCAGCGGCTTCCATTGAAGTCAGCGTCATAGCTGCCAGACAAGAGGACAAG ATCTGGGAGCTCTGGATTCTGGAAGATGCGAGTAGGGCTGAGCTTCCAGTGACAGAGACAAATGACGACACTCTGCCCCTTGGCTTAGCCATAGACTACACCAGCCAGCAGGAGATCCACATCA CTGATGAGAAGACCTTGCCTCCAGCCCCCACGATGCTGATGCTCTCCACAGAGGGATTGCTCTGCCCGTTCGCTCTGCTCAACCTCAATCCTGGGGTTAAGCAACTGGTCTCAGCTCCCACTGCCCTCGCCTTGGAGGGGGAGAGACTGCCCAAGCCAG GTTCTTTGGCAGCCCAGCCACCCAGAATTGCTGCCTCCATCCCATCAACCCTAGCAACATTCCCAAACCTTGGTCTTGCTTCAGCAAATGCTTTTACCCCTCCAGCCCCTGCTGCATCTTCATCTGCTGCCCCATTCAGCATGGCTCCCACAGCTCCTGTGACATCCATGGCGTCATCATCAGGCTTCACTTTCTCGGTCCCAACTACATGCGCcacctctgctcctccaccttTCTCCATGGGGGCGCCCCCACCTTATGGCTCAGGTTCCCTCGGCTTTTCCTTTGCCCCCAAACCTGCCTCTGACACTGCCTCAGCCTTTTCTTTCACCCCTCCGATCAAACCATCTGCAGTGGCAGCCCCAGTTCCAGCTCCAACACCCCAGAGCATTGCTGCTGCAGCCCCATCAACTGTGAAACTAAATCTAAATGAGAG GTTTTCAGCCCTGGAGACCCCAGCACCATCCCCACAGTCTTTTTCCTTCAATTCCCCGCTGCCCAAAACAGTTGCTCCCAGTTCCAGTGGTTTGACCGCCCCTCCACTCGCAGCCACTAAGCCACCTCCTGTAATGA CCCCAGTTCGTCCAGTTCAAACCAGCGCACCGCCCACAGTCGTCCAGAAACCTGTTCCTGCTGCCCAGAACCGTGTCCAGACTCCACAG GCAGCTGTTAGTGTGAAGGCCCTGGAGAAGCAGCTACAGCAAAAGAAAGACTCTGATCCCATTATGGCTGGAATATTGGAGGAG ATTGCACACTTCCAGAAGGAGTTGGATGATCTTAAGGCACGAAGCGCGAGAGCCGACTTCAAGGTCGGCACCaatgaggagatgaaggagTTGAGGAAGGAGTCAGAGGACCTCCATATTTTCACTCTGGAAATTAAGGAAACAACAGAG TCTCTGCATGGGGACATTGGTACACTGAAGACCACCTTACTGGAGGGCTTTGCTGGGGCCGAAGAAGCCAAGGCTCAGAGTGAGCTGAGCAGAGACAGAAACTACAGACAGCTGCTGTACAAAAAACCTCTGGACCCTCGCAGCGAGGAACACCTCAAG GAGATTCGCAGGCTGTACCAGTATGTTACGTTTGCTGTGGAAGATGTCAATGACGTGTTGGATGTGGAATGGGAGAAACACcttgagaagaagaaaaagcaaaa ACACATGGCCGTACCAGGGCGTGAAGGTCTGTTCACCACACTGGCCAACAACCTGTACATTATCAACCAACAGAAGAACAGATTGGACCAGTTGATTAAGCAACTCACCTCGCTGCGCCTCTACAACAAGACCACCACTCCAACTATAAACCGCAGCACTGCTGCTGAAACAACTGCTGG TTTGGAAAGCGAGCTTGAGAGTTTAAGGGATGCACTCATGAAAGCCAGGCTGGACACCGCCCCGCTCAAAACCAAACCCCCAG TCAAAATCTCACCAGTGAAACAGTCCCAGCTGCGTAACTTCCTCTCAAAGGGACAGATGCCTCCTGTCCGCTCAACTGCACCAG CCAACCTGTCCCGCTCGGCCTTCCTTTCACCTAAATACTACGAGGACTTGGATGATGtgagctccacctcctccctgtcCCAGTCCCTGGAGCCTCACCCAGCTGActtggagctggaggaggaggaagaggaagatgaactACAGCCAGaacccctctccctcccctcagCATTGCCCAACCCCCGCCACCCTACAGTTGTGAGGACCCCCTCTATCCAGCCTGGCTTTGGGGCCATCCAGTCCACCCCTTTAACAAAAATTCACTCAGTCCCGAGTATCGGCTTTGGACTCAGCCCTATTGCCAGCCCTA TTCCAACAAATAAGATCAACCTCAGTGGGGCTGAATCCACTGCTCTTGCCACAAAGACAGTAAAACATGGAGCCCCCCCAACGGAGAGGAACATCCCTGTCACCAACCCTGCCCAGCAGGCTGCAGCCCATGCTGCTCTACGCAGGCAGATGGCCAATCAGAAGCCAG CTGTGGTCAGTTCTTCCTTGACAGAGTCCGCTTTGAAGACGGTTCCTCAGGTGGTCAATGTCCTGGAGTTTAAGGACAAAGGGCCTCCTATGCCGGTTTCCAATATCatcag CTCATCAATACCAGATCCAGCAGCTCCGGTCTTTACAACAGTTTCTTCCAACCAGGCCAAACGA AATCCTACCCAAGGTATCCAGAAGATGTCCGCTGAAAGCACAACCACCCCACAATCAGGCTTCTTGTTTG GTCAATCGCCCAAAACAGATGTTTCAGTGGCTCCTGCTTTCTCAGCAGAGCAAAGCACCAGCAAAAGTTTCCCCTTTGCATCAGG GCCTTCAGGCTTCAGTTTTGCTTCTGTTAGTCAGGGAGCTGGAATGTCACAAG CAAAAGATGGGAATAAATTCTCCTTTGCTGCAAATGGCAAGATGATGTTTGGCCAGACTGGAGAAGAGCCATTCGGCCTCACCCCCAAATCCCCTTCCCCTGCTCTTGGCACAGGGGCTCCCACCCAGCCTCCAAACACATCAGGGGACAAATCTGCCTCTACTGCCTCTGTCCTCAGGATAGATCCACAGCCGCTTAAGACCATTGGTGGAGAGACTCTGGGCAGTTTCTCTGGGCTACGTGTGGGCCACGGAGAAGAGGCTAAAGACTCAGCCACCAAACCTGCTACTGGCTCATTTAGCTTTGGGGAAGCTGGACTTGGTATAGGCAAGGGAGCAGCACAGTTTAGCTTTGCTTCAAGCACCCAAAAGTCTGCAGAAGATGCTACAGGAGCAGCGTCAGGGAGTTTGTTCAAGCCTCCTGAACCGACCCCCAAGCAGGCCTTCTCTGTGCCCCAGTCCAGCTCTTTTGCCTCAGCTTCACCTACGTCTTTCGGTAGTCTCCTAGCTGCTTCTCCAGACCCCTCAGAGGAACTAAAAGTGTCCCCACAACCTTCAGAACCAACACCACCCCCTGAAAAAGAACCTGCTACCGCACCACCTGTAGAAAGCGCCAGTCCCCTTGTAGTATCTGAGcctccagcggctgcagccgcGACAGAAACCGCAGCAGTTGCAGCACCAACACCCACACCTCCTCTGGCCACAACTGCCCCTACCGCAGACTTCCCCTCGTCCACCACTGCACCAACTGAAGCAACCGCTCCAGCACCAGCCAGTGCGGCTCTCACAATAGACGCCACCCCAGACAGCACCATCACCATTGATCCTGTGCCCACTTCAGCTGCTTCCACCCCTGCTGTAGCACCTGTCTCCCAGGTAGCTCCAACAACATTCCAGGTGCCCAGTTCTGACAAACCAGGATCCATTTTTACTCAACCTACTCCTGCAACAACAGACAGCAGCTCCCTTGGTATTCTACCAGTTATCAGCACAGTTTCCGCCGCAGCCATCACTCCCACCCTTACTGTTGTTAGCAGTACAACAACCACAGATGGAAGCTCTATGTTTGCACAACCTGTTGCTCCTCCAGCTTCTTCAGCCCCCTCTGTCCCCGCAGCCCCAGCAGCCCCAGTAGCCCCGGCATCCACAGGTTTTGGCTCAACTGGCTTTGGTGCATCACCTGGAACTGGTTTTGGCAAATCTGTGTTTGGCCAGGTGAGTGGCTTTGGTCAGCCTGCCAGTAACACCGAAACACCCAGTGGCTTTTCTTTTGGCCAGTCAGCCTTTGGAGCAAGTTCCAACGGTGCGACTACTGGCGGAAGTGTTTTTGGTGCTGCTACTGCTACCAATGCCAGTTCCTTCTCCTTTGGCACAAGCAGTGCCAACACTGCCAGCAGCACTGGCTCAGGGCTGTTTGGACAAAACACAGCACCAGCATTTGGCCAGAGCTCAGGATTTGGGCAAGGGTCTGTGTTTGGGAGCAACACCACCACATCCTCCTCTACAGGATTCAGCTTTGGACAGCCCTCAG CTTTCGGCTGCACTTCTGCCGCCCCTGCGTTCGGCCAACAAGCTAGCAGCGGCAGTGTATTTGGACAG cagcagcagcagcagcagcagcagcagcagcagcagcagcagccatcaTCTGGTGGGACTCTGTTTGGCTCAAATCCAGCCAATCCAGCTGGCTCAACTGCCGGTGGAGGGTTCTTCACCGGCCTTGGAGGCAAACCGAGCGAAGACGCTGCCAACAAGAACCCATTCGGCACCAATGCCCCCACCGGAGGGTTTGGACAGCCTGCTCAGACAG